Proteins from a genomic interval of Oncorhynchus clarkii lewisi isolate Uvic-CL-2024 chromosome 15, UVic_Ocla_1.0, whole genome shotgun sequence:
- the LOC139366706 gene encoding thiosulfate:glutathione sulfurtransferase: MVNMVSGLLLRRIFLTVAETSSRVSLGMRGQWCGFTTSTTRFSESSLPNPDLVVSYKQLKNMLSTHNVQLFDVRNQDEFMAGRIPDSVNIPLSQLEESLKLSPEHFQLQFEVKAPGKDDDNIVFHCQKGRRSAEALAIARQLGFNRARHYQGGYSEWAAHEGK, encoded by the exons ATGGTCAACATGGTGTCAGGTCTGCTGTTACGGAGAATATTTCTGACCGTTGCGGAAACCAGCAGCCGCGTTTCGCTCGGTATGAGAGGCCAATGGTGTGGTTTCACGACCTCAACAACCAGATTCAGCGAGTCCTCCTTGCCCAACCCCG attTGGTGGTGAGCTACAAGCAGCTGAAAAACATGTTGTCCACTCACAACGTCCAGCTGTTCGATGTCCGCAACCAAGATGAGTTCATGGCTGGACGCATCCCGGACTCTGTAAACATCCCAT TGAGCCAGCTGGAGGAATCTCTAAAGCTGTCACCAGAGCACTTCCAGCTGCAGTTCGAGGTGAAGGCTCCTGGGAAAGATGATGACAACATTGTGTTCCACTGCCAGAAGGGCCGGAGGAGCGCCGAAGCTCTAGCCATTGCCCGACAACTGGGCTTCAACAG gGCTCGGCACTATCAGGGGGGGTACAGTGAATGGGCCGCACATGAGGGAAAGTGA